One genomic segment of Helianthus annuus cultivar XRQ/B chromosome 14, HanXRQr2.0-SUNRISE, whole genome shotgun sequence includes these proteins:
- the LOC110908586 gene encoding UDP-glycosyltransferase 75C1 has product MAQTQPHFLLITYPAQGHLNPALQFAKQLIRLGVKLTFPTTVNAYHRMGKAGKIPESLNYVLFSDGYDDGFNPDTDDATDLLAQFREKGTECLKETILSSAKNGTPVTCLVYTLLIPWAAEVARDCNVPPALLWIQPASVFRVYYYYFKGYDKLIGENCNEPSWSIELPGLPLLKSRDLPSFCLPSNASDPVLNTVLLLIKELLHKLDSIERPKILVNTFNELEEEALKEMDGKVNMVGVGPLIPSAFLDGKDMSDRSFGGDLIEASHEYLEWMNTKPKGSIVYISFGTLIVWSKKQKEAMAHGLLESKRPFLWVIKDKDREEADDEISYMHELKKLGLGLMIPWCNQLEVLSHPSLGCFVTHCGWNSTLESMACGVPLVAVPKWSDQTTNAKLIEDLWGAGVRVTTNEEGVVEGEEMKRCIEMVMGGHERGEVVRGNVKKWKDLARKPIKEGGSSYMNLKAFVEEVGSCTYDKVVS; this is encoded by the coding sequence ATGGCTCAAACTCAGCCTCACTTCCTCTTGATAACCTATCCAGCCCAAGGTCACCTCAACCCGGCTCTCCAGTTCGCTAAACAACTCATCCGGTTAGGTGTCAAACTCACCTTCCCCACCACCGTCAACGCCTACCACCGCATGGGCAAAGCTGGCAAGATTCCCGAGAGTCTCAACTATGTTCTCTTTTCAGACGGCTATGATGATGGTTTTAATCCGGATACTGATGATGCCACTGACTTGTTGGCTCAGTTTAGGGAGAAAGGAACCGAGTGCTTGAAAGAAACCATACTTTCTAGTGCTAAAAATGGCACCCCAGTCACTTGTTTGGTGTACACCCTCCTCATCCCGTGGGCTGCAGAGGTGGCGCGCGATTGTAACGTGCCACCAGCCCTTCTTTGGATTCAACCAGCATCCGTGTTTCGGGTTTACTACTATTACTTCAAAGGGTATGATAAACTCATTGGAGAAAATTGCAATGAGCCATCATGGTCCATTGAATTACCAGGGTTACCATTGCTTAAAAGCCGTGACCTCCCATCCTTTTGTCTCCCTTCAAACGCTTCAGATCCGGTGTTAAATACCGTGTTATTGTTAATTAAGGAGCTGCTACATAAGCTGGATTCGATAGAAAGGCCGAAAATACTGGTGAATACGTTCAATGAGTTGGAAGAAGAGGCCTTGAAAGAGATGGATGGCAAGGTAAACATGGTTGGTGTTGGACCATTGATTCCGTCCGCTTTCTTAGATGGAAAAGACATGTCAGACCGATCTTTTGGTGGAGATTTGATTGAAGCATCACATGAGTATTTGGAGTGGATGAATACTAAGCCAAAAGGGTCTATTGTTTACATATCTTTTGGTACCTTGATAGTGTGGTCAAAGAAACAAAAAGAGGCAATGGCTCATGGGTTGTTAGAGAGCAAGAGGCCATTTCTATGGGTTATCAAAGATAAAGATAGAGAAGAAGCAGATGATGAAATAAGTTACATGCATGAATTGAaaaaattagggttagggttaatGATTCCTTGGTGCAATCAGCTAGAGGTGCTATCACACCCTTCTTTAGGTTGTTTTGTTACACACTGTGGGTGGAACTCGACACTGGAGAGCATGGCTTGTGGGGTTCCCCTGGTGGCTGTTCCGAAATGGTCCGATCAGACGACAAATGCAAAGCTTATCGAAGACCTATGGGGGGCAGGAGTCAGGGTGACAACTAATGAAGAAGGAGTTGTTGAAGGGGAAGAGATGAAAAGGTGCATTGAAATGGTGATGGGGGGACACGAAAGAGGTGAAGTAGTGAGAGGGAATGTAAAGAAGTGGAAGGATTTGGCAAGAAAGCCTATAAAAGAAGGTGGATCTTCTTATATGAATCTTAAGGCTTTTGTTGAAGAAGTTGGAAGTTGTACTTACGATAAAGTGGTGTCATAG